From the genome of Prunus persica cultivar Lovell chromosome G8, Prunus_persica_NCBIv2, whole genome shotgun sequence:
CGTATAACTTGTCGTATGGTGCGGCCGAGAGGTGTAATACCAATCAAGGAGATATGGGTGATTTTTTTGATCTGCATCAATTAACCACAGAGACCCCAACTGACAGCCAGTTCCAAGGGTATGATGTGGCCTTTCCCTTAATAAAAAGTTGTTCCTGTCACCAAAGCCTCTTGGAGGAGAATATCCATGTCTAGTTCCATGTCCCTGCAACTTTTGCTCCCTGAAAGTTCTCAGCTTTTTAAGAAACTGATTTCCTTGAGTATCTGGGTCCCATGATGGATAGTTACTCTGGAAGCTGCCACAAAAATTGGAAAGCTCATTAGAATTGAGATTTGGAAAGGAATCATTTGGGTGGCGCCTAGCATTCCAAGAAATACTTATGCTCTAAGTGGAAAACAGGGAGAATACTGAAATAGCGCAGGGATATTGCATGTTTCTGATAACTACTTTATTGCAGCTTACAGAATTATGAGCACATCGTATGAGTAATGCTTTTGTGATCATACCTCAAGAAcgatttctccatttttcccTGAGAACTCCTCTGAGAGCGAGTTACATTGTAAAGTGACCCATAATTGCTATTACCATGTCTTTGAAAGTCGAAGGCACTAAAACTGCCAAGAAATCAAGAGGACAGTCAAACTTCGGAATCTTGTCAATGTTAGAGCAAACATAGCCAGTAATGGCTCTCTACAGAAAGCTTTAGAGGATATGGTGCcagaataaaaatgaaaagatggTGACAACAATGGCGATGATGAATACCAACCTACACACATGACCAACACCTTCAACATCTGCTGTGAACTCTGCAATAAACTCTAAAATGTCATCCACCCGctgcaaaataacaaaaagcaTATTAGAACAAGAAACTACAAATAGTTTATAGACggcataaaaataaaagcagaTTAACAACTATGATAAAACTGACCTTTGGGACgacaaataaaagtaaatatgGAGTAAGGAAGATTGAGGCCATCTCCTCAAGTAACATCATTCCAGTATACTGCGtttgaagaaacagaaaagggGGGAAAAAAACGAAATAGCATGAGCAGCAACTTAATTTGTGTTTTCGTCATAATATGTCATAACTGTTATTTTGTTTCCGTTGATGgctataattaaattaaatgctGAAAAGGGTAGATCAATCTTCACGCATAGGTTATAcagttaaaaaccaaaaacaaaattattttcaaaacagGATAGAATCATGAACAATCAAATATTTACTGGGAAGTAATTTAAGACTATGTAGTATCAACTATGTATGTAATGCAGAAACGGGCCGTAGTAAGTATCTGTGGTTCACCAACTGGCAAAAGATATGCCCCATCTTTCCGGACTTTATCAACAGAAGCTACTCTAAACCACTAAAGTGGCATGCCCATAACTTATGTCCTCATATCAATTCCAGTTTAAGATAAACAATAGGAAATGAAATGTCCCTGGATTACCTGAAACAGGGTTTCAAACTCTATCCGAACCCTCTCAGTATTCTCTTTACCACGCCATGTCTTCGGCATATAATGTGTATATTGCACCACCATAGACATGGCCCCCTCTGGATCAAGGACCAACAGCTCATCGGTAATGGCAGCCCTGCTAATAGCGGTTATAGTTCCAAAAACAGCAGCATACCAGAACAAGTTACGACCAAATATCTGCATgattcaaaaatattttagaaacaaaataagTTAGAGTTAGCATCAATATCTATACAGACAGCCTAACTTGGCATCATTAAGTACAAATATGAATATCTTACATGGCCCTCCAGCAGAGATTCCTCCAGAAATGCGATGATGATTAGAATAGCAGCAAAGCCACCAGAAACAAAAGAGATGAACTTTGCTATTATAGATATAATAGGAGAAGGAAATTGCTTCAAGTAATCAGAAGCATGCACTATGCTGCTATTGATTCGGTGCTTAAACAAATGGTCCACCTACCACATCACCATACCAGTTGTAAAATTAatccaaaaagagaaatacaaaataccataaaattaTAGACAttgcaaacaaaaaaccagTCAGGAAGAGAGGGCAACATTAGTTTTAGAAATATGCATAAATGCAcaatttcattaaataaagtaAACCCAACATGTTAACGTGCCAATTCAGAAAAgccacaatttttcatatggtTTCACTTTCATATGAATTGGGGAACCAAGTTCCAAGTGTCCTCATGCTAACTGCTTCTTAATGTAAGAATCTGATGCCAAAAATTTCATCGAGAATGCATGTTTCAATATTAGCATAAGTACCAGACATGGGGAAAGGATCATGTTTAACTtaatagaaagaagaaaaatattacctCATTAAATTCCCTAAACATCCACCTTGATAAATTTGACCATCTTCGAGATGATGCCGTGCTTGGATGATTATAAAATTGTTCTGCATGCCTCAGGAAGAGATATACCAGCATGAATATGACAAGAAATGGAGAGAGGAGAAGCATTACAAGCCCAACTACCATAAGCCTTTTCTTTAATGTTCTTGGATTTGAGATAAAGTCCCTTCTAACACAAAAATTTCTGCAGCAAGAGTACACATCATCAAAACTCAGAAAGCACACAGGACAAACTCCAGAGTGCATCCTGTTTGAAAGAAATATTACTCACCTCATACAAAAGTAAATCCACATTACAAACTATTGGTACATGAATAAACAACTCAACCAAACCATACTCTAACAAAGCTTTAAAGTTTGTTCTGTGCACCTAAGGGTAAATATTCACTATGGCTCAAACAAAACTTCTAACtatcaaaacaagaaaaagacatcATAATGACATGCTGTCTTTCACATATTCTAGATGCTTGTAGATATTGGCCATGTGTCAGCTGGATATAAGATCAAGACATCAAGTAAAATCAAGAATTAAAAATGCATTGCAAGATGTTTGTACTAAGATTCACCCTACCGATCAAACATGCTTTGCAGTATGCACCAATTTAAGGTCCACTCAAGGGTTTTTGTCAGTATCAGACGTTCTTGCTTTCCATCTGAGCCAAATTTGACAGTTGGACCAGCACCTGGGACCCACTGTGAGATTGGGAAAGCAAGCACCCCCTTGTTAAGCATTCCAATCAAGTAGTTCTCCTTCCGCATCAGTCGCATAACCACATCATGAGCAGAAAGATCCCTGACCACACAGAGCTGCTGTGATCTTTGGAGCTGAACAACCTTTTCAAGAATTGATGCCCATGGCATAGTCTGAATTTCATTGTCTGTGACATGGAGGCTGCAAGAAGACAACCAAAATCACCATTCATTACTAAGACAATGTTATGAAGGCATAGGTTTTGTACAAACCATAATCATCgctcaaattaaaattttgaagatcgAAGTATTCAGACATACCTGTTGTGATAGAAGTGACGGACTCCCAAAGTATCCCTTAATTGAGCAAAAAACCTCAAAAAACAGAAGACCCAATAAATGGAGAATATACCCAAATATCCCACAATGATAGCTTTCGAAAGCGTCAGAGGGGTTAGTGGGTGCTGATGAAGGGCTTCCTTAGCAAGGTCACAGGGCTTAATTCCAGATTCAAATGCATCCATCCCACACTTTGCATTACGAAGACCATTCCAATCAACATATAATAAGAAGAATCCTGAGAAGCATATTGTGAAACCCAAGCTCAAAAGCTCAACTATCCACTTTATAATAATACACCAAAGCCCTTTCTCACAATAGTAGCTGTAGAGCCTTTCAAAGAACAGGTCCAAATCAGCAATTGGTTCCGCATTTACACTCTCACCATTAAGAAGCCCCGAAGGGCTCTCACTGCCAGGACTTGGTGCCCTTCCATATTCAGATAATTCAACCTCAGGAGGCACATCCCTGAGCAACGCTGCTGTCAAAGATGATTCGCCATTCAACTTAAAAATGCCAAGAGACTTCACACCCTTCAACCAACGGAACATCATTCACAAAGGCTGACAGTGTGCAGATACAGCCAGTCCATTCCACAAACCACCATACCAGTTAAGCAGGGTTCTGTAAGTATGAAAGGCATAAGATAAGTTCCTTCTACTGGCATGTAAATAAAGCTTGGTATATGCaaggaggaaaagaaatagCATGAGGTAACAAAGATAATAAGCACTTCCACCACACTCAGATTATCACCACATTTACAATTTAATAAGTATAAATATCATTGAAAGCAACTACTCATTTTCTAAAGCATATTAAACTAATCAGCTGAACCCTAGTTCGTttgggaagaaaataaatatgaaacaaTCCAAACTTAGAAAAGAGTTCTTGTATCACTATCCAGTTGAGTGAAAGCCATACAGTGCAACTGTTATAATCACTCACAGAACCTCCAATGCAATTGGAATCTCCGAGCAGTACACAAATTCCTAAGAACCTAGCACCCACTTTGTTGTTTCTCCTACATAAAGCAATATACTTCAGCTGGTAACTTTCTGAGAAAGTGCTATAACATTTCTGCATAAAAGCATAGTCATATCCGAAAGCCGGAATGACTGCTACAATCTAATCATTTAGCACTCTTAAGCCCAACTATCTCGGAGGGGAGTTATTATCCTTGACCAGAAGTCAATTCACCAAAGCACATATCAaattttaacaaataaattataaaagacCCAGAAAACCAGATTAacaaataacaagaaaaataaaattatgatttttcacATAATTAAGGATTGAAAAAAAACCTCCAACACCTTCACCTTCTCTTTTGGgctaaacaaacaaaacccagaacGAGCAATAATAAAGCAGTTAAAGAACGAGACTTTACCTCCGACCCACGAGGCAACATCCAAACAAGAGTTGAAATCAATCAAATTTATTGGAACCCAGAAAAGATACGCTTCGAAAAAGACACCCCAATCAAAAAGGACTCAGACGGTGAGAGAAAAAGGTGAAGGGGCAAGAGAGGTGTTGAGGTTAAAATGGGGAAGCTGAAGCAATGGTCCTGTTCCTGTAATACAAATTAAAAGCAGAGGAGAAAccgaagagagaagggagcttTTTGGgtcttttagttattttttttctctctctctgagtttGCTTGTTAAATTGTCTCAATATAAGAAAATTAGGAAGGAGACGTGAAGTTGGGTAAATACTAAAATGGAGCCTCTCTTGAGTCTTTGATGCTTCAAAAGACTTCATTGCGTtggaatgaaaaacaaaatcatttttCTATTAGGTTACtgtagaaaaataagaaatatagaGCAAAGTACAATGGCACCTTTGGGTTGGGCCTAAAGAAGGCCCAGATAATACTAACATTGGGCTTGCCCCTACCCGAAGAAAACACCCAAGAGCCAACGGATCTATTTGGCGCGAAGCCACGGGCCACGCGAGTACAGGTTCATCTTTCCCGCCACAGAGAGCTCCTGTAAATACCGAAAACCCTCAAATGGCTATCGCTTCACCTTCTCTGTGAGACTGTGATCCTCAAGATCTCGCCTTTTGATCGAttcaaaatcataaatttcTCTTGGCCTCTGCAATGAGTTCCTCAGAGACCTTAAAACCCAAGACACCCATAAGCGAAGCACTAAGCCCTAAGCCCCAAGTCCGAGAAAATGAGATGCTGAGCTCTAAAACCCCTGAGAAGCCCCAACAGCTCCGTCGCCGAGCTCGCAGCTGCAACATCGCGCTCTCCATTGAACAAGTTAGAAGATCTGCCTCCAAAAGCCTCTTCAAGTCAAACCAGAAGCAACGGACGGACCAGATCGATTCTTGGCCCGAGGagacccaaaagaaaacccGTATTCGCCGACCCGTGAAGCTACCGGAAAAGTAAGGTTCTTTGAGTTTTAGATGGATATGATTTGACAGATTTGTTCCTGACATTTTCAGGTGGgttttaatttattcattttgtCAGGTGGGTTTTGATTATTTCATTTTGTGGGTGTTTTTGCAGGTATGAGATATTGGGTGAGTTTTTCAATTGCTTGGATATTTCGATTCGGAGGTTGCGGAAGAAGGGTTTGAAGTCAATTTTTACCAATATTTGCCCGGCAATTGAGTATTTAACGGAGaggtaatttttctttaagcaAAAAAAAGAGATCTTTTTAAcgtgttgtttgttttctgaAGAAATGAAACAAGGCAATAGAAAGTGATGGACTTTTGTTCGTCTCATTTTAGGAGGTTTACATATGGTCACTTGGCTCAGCTGAAGTTTGTTTTACCTGAGGTGATCGAGATAAAGAAATTGCTTGTGTGGGATGAGCGAACCTGTCGTAGGAAGCCGGATCTTCATGTTAGCATGAATATTGTTGCAGTAGAGAATAATGGCATGTTGAAATCTCAAGGTGGTGGTGCAATTATGCATTTGAGGAAGGCCTTCTGGAAACGGCTTGCGGATATTTCAAAATCTCATCCTGAGGTATATACCCTACATATACTCATTTCCAATATAATACAGCAGGGTTTAAGGGTAATCGAAACCCTTTCCTACATTAGATGTTCAAATATCTAACTTGTTTAGTTTTCCTAAGTGGGAACCCAGCTTCACAACTGGGGACTTCAagcttttaattttatcatattgtctatatttttgttgaactGCACTGTGAATGCTATGTGATCTAAGAATTCGTAATACGTGTTCAGGATTATGAAATTCCTGAAGAAACTCTGCCCCATCCATTCAATGCTGCGAAGCAGCATGTGCATTCAGATAGGGTCAAGTTTCCCTCATCTTCATCTCCTGGTGAGGTTGAGCAACCAGCAGTATCAACAATCTGCCTTCGGGGTGATGAAATTCCAGATGAGACGCATCCAATGCCATCTAATCAGTCAAAGGAAGATTTGAATTCTAACATAAACCACACTCCCAAACGGTCACTGGTGATTAAGACATCAGTTGAGTTGCCTAAAAATCAGCAACCAGCAATAGCAGCTTATCTGTCTCAGTCTTTTCAAATGCAGTCTTCACAGGAAGGTACAAGAACTGACGCCCAAGCTCCAAATATTTCACTTCCAAATTCAAACCTCGATGCAGTTTGCTTCATTGAGGAAACTAAAACTGCTTCTTCATCGTATGGTCAAGCGCCTGCAACTCCAACCAAAAAGATATTGCccataaaagatgatgatggtTTGCCCAGAACAAGTGCTAGTATCACGTTGACTCCGGAAAAGCTTGCTTCAACTCCAGCCAGGTTGATGACCCTCACACCTGCATTGCACCCACCAAAGCGATGTTATATGAGCCCTGATGATGATTCTATAAGCTCGCCGAACAAGTTGGTTAAGCATCTTCCATGCTCCAGGTCATTGAAATTTAACACTCCTATGAA
Proteins encoded in this window:
- the LOC18766793 gene encoding autophagy-related protein 9, with amino-acid sequence MMFRWLKGVKSLGIFKLNGESSLTAALLRDVPPEVELSEYGRAPSPGSESPSGLLNGESVNAEPIADLDLFFERLYSYYCEKGLWCIIIKWIVELLSLGFTICFSGFFLLYVDWNGLRNAKCGMDAFESGIKPCDLAKEALHQHPLTPLTLSKAIIVGYLGIFSIYWVFCFLRFFAQLRDTLGVRHFYHNSLHVTDNEIQTMPWASILEKVVQLQRSQQLCVVRDLSAHDVVMRLMRKENYLIGMLNKGVLAFPISQWVPGAGPTVKFGSDGKQERLILTKTLEWTLNWCILQSMFDRNFCVRRDFISNPRTLKKRLMVVGLVMLLLSPFLVIFMLVYLFLRHAEQFYNHPSTASSRRWSNLSRWMFREFNEVDHLFKHRINSSIVHASDYLKQFPSPIISIIAKFISFVSGGFAAILIIIAFLEESLLEGHIFGRNLFWYAAVFGTITAISRAAITDELLVLDPEGAMSMVVQYTHYMPKTWRGKENTERVRIEFETLFQYTGMMLLEEMASIFLTPYLLLFVVPKRVDDILEFIAEFTADVEGVGHVCSFSAFDFQRHGNSNYGSLYNVTRSQRSSQGKMEKSFLSFQSNYPSWDPDTQGNQFLKKLRTFREQKLQGHGTRHGYSPPRGFGDRNNFLLRERPHHTLGTGCQLGSLWLIDADQKNHPYLLDWYYTSRPHHTTSYTGDIPEEPIEVTEQHSADWMPPSFTDHQVRFEELWGHHYEDRTQSNLGASTSAPFHRGSVLQHHDGGNSAHPTGSHWWARTGQHHGTQPQSSFLEPPEFGQHITQPQSSFIEPPDFIRQPSDNYYENFSDRSLEEQEQEHLDWKNYHKLSRTTYVDDLDLEAGNVNLHFDDVYSRPPETPKI
- the LOC18768627 gene encoding CDT1-like protein a, chloroplastic gives rise to the protein MSSSETLKPKTPISEALSPKPQVRENEMLSSKTPEKPQQLRRRARSCNIALSIEQVRRSASKSLFKSNQKQRTDQIDSWPEETQKKTRIRRPVKLPEKYEILGEFFNCLDISIRRLRKKGLKSIFTNICPAIEYLTERRFTYGHLAQLKFVLPEVIEIKKLLVWDERTCRRKPDLHVSMNIVAVENNGMLKSQGGGAIMHLRKAFWKRLADISKSHPEDYEIPEETLPHPFNAAKQHVHSDRVKFPSSSSPGEVEQPAVSTICLRGDEIPDETHPMPSNQSKEDLNSNINHTPKRSLVIKTSVELPKNQQPAIAAYLSQSFQMQSSQEGTRTDAQAPNISLPNSNLDAVCFIEETKTASSSYGQAPATPTKKILPIKDDDGLPRTSASITLTPEKLASTPARLMTLTPALHPPKRCYMSPDDDSISSPNKLVKHLPCSRSLKFNTPMKNKMSSPDDISTSSPNKLVRHPPCSRSLKFNTPVKNNMFEEEAVVLDDASSDSDVFDVLPEDLLQSLRDKERKAISLAKRRRQMISSLPELFNMIHFLFQSMNYSFMKKEDLVDKIIFSHSDIIDEGEVEEQLKLLLELVPDWISENLAPGRDLLVKINKISNPESIRARLEDAK